From the genome of Pseudomonas sp. AB6, one region includes:
- a CDS encoding phage tail tube protein gives MANPNRLAGVCYLSVDGVSYMMSGDFSYKVSGVSRETLKGPDGVHGYAEKIEQGYIGATLRDSASLSLSDLNAMSNVTVVAELANGKTVIGSAMWTTDLPESKAADATIEMKWESASVTES, from the coding sequence ATGGCTAATCCCAACCGCCTCGCCGGGGTCTGCTACCTGTCCGTCGATGGCGTCAGTTACATGATGTCCGGGGATTTCTCTTACAAGGTTTCTGGGGTATCCCGTGAAACCTTGAAGGGCCCCGACGGCGTTCATGGCTACGCCGAAAAGATCGAACAAGGCTATATCGGCGCCACACTCCGTGACTCCGCGAGCCTGAGCCTGTCCGACCTCAACGCCATGAGCAATGTCACGGTTGTGGCCGAGCTCGCCAATGGCAAAACCGTAATCGGTAGCGCCATGTGGACTACCGATTTGCCCGAATCCAAAGCAGCTGACGCCACTATCGAAATGAAGTGGGAAAGCGCATCCGTCACGGAGAGTTGA
- a CDS encoding phage tail assembly protein, giving the protein MFEEETTIELSKPVVIGTGDTAQTYTELKLREPTAGEIEKASRADTGPGSAITLISLITKIPRGAIEKISKRDLMAADKYLQGFSDAGPSAAGQS; this is encoded by the coding sequence ATGTTTGAAGAAGAAACCACCATTGAGCTTTCAAAACCGGTAGTCATCGGCACTGGCGACACTGCGCAGACCTACACCGAACTCAAGCTTCGAGAGCCCACCGCTGGCGAAATCGAGAAAGCTTCACGGGCAGATACGGGCCCCGGCTCGGCCATCACCCTGATCAGTTTGATTACTAAAATCCCACGCGGGGCAATCGAAAAAATCAGCAAGCGTGACCTGATGGCTGCGGACAAGTACCTCCAGGGTTTTTCGGACGCTGGGCCCTCGGCGGCTGGCCAGAGCTGA
- a CDS encoding phage tail tip lysozyme, which translates to MANSFTITINAVDKATATVRKVNDAIGRMTRPFENVGNSFKSLGRELGFEKIGKNLGNIGMQAGSAARSIGNIVAPMAAITGLGSVAGVAALADSWAHLGRSIDNSSRGIGVSAGQLQGFQGAAKLLGIDASTTTSSLDGLATTMQDAQWGRNQGAMVMFSQLGIGLKKTKDGAKDVIGEFKAIADAISKKTDPQVQALIANTLGLGAMLPFLREGSAGIERYEGMVKSLGYVMGDDAVKRGKEFSMSLAGLGIAVDGVKNSIGDALIPAMKPLIDQFSVWLATNRELIATDVGEWAKGFATWINSINWTKVGEGIVKFGEGIGKVVDWMGGWQNAALLVAGVMNAGLIVSVASLGGSLLTAGIGIVAFTGLLSGWKVAALEAGAATDAAAVSGGGLLGAIGAGISTIAAGLLSLLYSPSLNTGEDKEIARIRQAQGLPPAVPQTADQASHETAVSGAWKKLQGTDKDQSTLAMDYFKSVGWTPQQAAGIVGNGIAESNLDPKATGDWKVTGPEARGIFQLHADRQKDFKDWAGFKITDDRADSLKQYEFANYELTKGKEAKAGRALRRTADAESAGEVGSRKWLRPGLLEEDKAREAISRGALANQLDLPPLSAAPAGPYTKPADAGEQGSGGSNGTVKVEIEHKNMPEGTKVNVKTEGNVQASSRIAYSGVGSIA; encoded by the coding sequence GTGGCCAACAGCTTCACGATCACGATCAACGCCGTGGATAAAGCTACGGCGACCGTGCGCAAGGTCAACGACGCTATCGGCCGCATGACCCGCCCATTCGAAAACGTGGGCAACTCCTTTAAGAGTCTGGGTCGCGAACTGGGTTTTGAGAAGATCGGCAAGAACCTGGGCAACATTGGTATGCAAGCGGGCAGTGCCGCTCGCAGCATCGGCAACATCGTTGCTCCCATGGCCGCCATTACGGGCCTAGGGTCGGTGGCGGGCGTTGCTGCACTTGCCGACAGCTGGGCCCACCTCGGCCGATCCATCGACAACAGCTCTCGCGGTATCGGCGTCTCGGCGGGACAGCTTCAGGGTTTCCAGGGGGCGGCAAAGCTTCTTGGCATAGATGCCTCGACGACGACCTCGAGCCTCGACGGTTTGGCGACCACGATGCAGGATGCTCAGTGGGGCCGAAATCAAGGCGCGATGGTTATGTTTAGCCAGCTCGGCATAGGTTTAAAGAAAACCAAGGATGGTGCAAAAGACGTGATTGGCGAATTCAAGGCGATTGCTGACGCCATTTCCAAGAAAACCGACCCCCAAGTGCAGGCGCTTATTGCGAACACTTTAGGATTAGGTGCGATGTTGCCGTTTCTGCGGGAGGGATCGGCAGGGATCGAACGCTACGAAGGCATGGTTAAAAGTCTTGGCTATGTGATGGGCGATGACGCGGTAAAGCGCGGCAAAGAATTCTCAATGAGTCTTGCGGGGCTGGGCATCGCTGTCGACGGGGTTAAAAATTCCATCGGCGATGCGTTGATTCCCGCGATGAAGCCGCTGATCGACCAGTTCAGCGTTTGGCTGGCGACCAATCGCGAGTTGATCGCGACCGACGTTGGTGAGTGGGCGAAAGGATTTGCGACTTGGATCAACAGTATCAACTGGACGAAGGTCGGCGAGGGCATCGTTAAGTTTGGCGAAGGCATCGGCAAGGTCGTTGACTGGATGGGTGGGTGGCAGAACGCCGCTCTCCTGGTAGCTGGCGTAATGAACGCTGGACTGATTGTCAGCGTAGCTTCACTCGGTGGAAGCTTGTTGACGGCGGGCATCGGAATTGTGGCTTTCACCGGTCTTTTGAGCGGCTGGAAGGTCGCCGCTCTTGAGGCGGGCGCCGCTACCGACGCTGCCGCAGTATCAGGCGGCGGCCTGCTGGGCGCCATCGGTGCGGGTATTTCTACTATCGCAGCCGGACTCTTATCGCTGCTTTACTCCCCCTCGCTGAACACGGGGGAGGATAAAGAAATTGCGCGTATTCGACAGGCTCAAGGTTTGCCGCCAGCGGTCCCACAAACAGCTGACCAAGCTTCCCACGAAACAGCTGTATCCGGTGCTTGGAAAAAGCTGCAGGGCACTGACAAAGATCAATCGACCCTTGCGATGGATTATTTCAAGTCTGTAGGGTGGACGCCGCAACAAGCGGCGGGAATCGTCGGCAACGGCATAGCCGAAAGCAACCTTGATCCAAAAGCAACGGGTGATTGGAAAGTAACCGGGCCAGAGGCCAGAGGCATCTTTCAGTTGCACGCCGATCGGCAAAAGGATTTTAAGGACTGGGCCGGTTTCAAAATCACTGATGATCGAGCAGATAGTCTGAAGCAGTATGAGTTTGCCAACTACGAGTTAACCAAAGGTAAGGAAGCTAAGGCGGGGAGGGCCCTGAGAAGAACTGCCGACGCAGAATCGGCAGGCGAAGTAGGTTCGCGAAAATGGTTGAGGCCGGGGCTTTTAGAAGAAGATAAGGCCCGCGAGGCTATTTCACGCGGGGCGCTGGCCAATCAGTTAGATTTACCGCCGCTCTCGGCCGCGCCAGCCGGGCCATATACCAAGCCTGCCGATGCTGGTGAGCAAGGTAGCGGCGGCAGCAACGGCACCGTGAAAGTCGAAATTGAACACAAGAACATGCCGGAAGGAACAAAGGTCAACGTTAAAACTGAAGGCAACGTTCAGGCGTCTAGCCGTATTGCATATTCTGGAGTGGGGTCTATCGCATGA
- a CDS encoding DNA circularization protein, whose protein sequence is MSLLSDLIQIAGDSNRTWAQSLNQASFRGVPFAVYGGEARFGRRQAVHEYPGADKPYIEDMGRSTRRIRMTGFLVTDSAIYGGGNVLAQRDALVAAAEKQGPGALMHPTLGALKVSLMDQGLSVIERWDMGRYFEISFIFIESGNRYFPSIKTSTGSLLDKLAAALGLSSVLDFARKVIGGVTAVLNVVEGVIKFGKAIVSMVFGVIGAFKALVGRITRDVRSITSLGGLLTGNYGRYANGNVSSALIASKTARNSSATMADLIAKNTANRAAVDSAMSTLVNAASNLDVSSAATFTSAVQAVMSALAAGIADPGDAIVLLGPLATFSPAAFTGGGAIGAASAIAQNATAALLRRTALAEIGKVVAAYVPTSYDQAISTMTAVTAFIDAEILVAGDAGDDDSYSALIALRQGIVSALTTTGATLPNLETFTFNAPISALVMANRLYQDPSRADELIQQANPVHPAFMPTSLKALAT, encoded by the coding sequence ATGAGTTTGTTATCGGATCTTATTCAAATTGCCGGTGACTCCAATCGCACTTGGGCCCAATCACTAAATCAGGCGTCGTTCCGTGGTGTTCCATTTGCGGTGTATGGCGGCGAGGCCCGATTCGGGCGCCGCCAGGCCGTGCATGAATACCCTGGAGCGGACAAGCCCTATATAGAAGACATGGGCCGCTCGACGCGCCGCATTCGTATGACCGGGTTTCTGGTAACAGACAGTGCTATCTACGGGGGCGGCAATGTGCTGGCGCAACGTGACGCATTAGTTGCGGCAGCGGAAAAACAGGGGCCTGGCGCTTTAATGCACCCGACGCTTGGCGCACTTAAAGTCAGCCTCATGGACCAGGGGCTGTCAGTAATCGAGCGCTGGGACATGGGGCGCTACTTCGAAATCAGTTTCATATTCATTGAATCGGGCAATCGTTATTTCCCCAGCATCAAAACGTCTACCGGCAGCCTGCTAGATAAGTTGGCTGCTGCCCTGGGCCTGTCCTCGGTATTGGACTTCGCACGCAAGGTGATTGGAGGCGTAACGGCCGTACTGAATGTTGTCGAGGGCGTCATAAAGTTCGGCAAAGCTATTGTTAGCATGGTGTTTGGCGTGATTGGTGCTTTCAAAGCGCTGGTTGGCCGTATCACCCGCGACGTACGCAGCATCACCAGCTTGGGCGGTCTTTTAACTGGGAATTACGGTCGATATGCGAATGGAAACGTAAGCAGCGCGCTAATAGCGAGTAAAACAGCACGGAACAGCAGCGCAACTATGGCTGACTTGATCGCGAAGAACACAGCTAATCGCGCCGCCGTCGATAGCGCGATGAGCACTCTGGTTAATGCCGCATCAAATCTCGATGTGAGTAGCGCGGCGACTTTTACCAGTGCGGTCCAAGCGGTTATGAGTGCACTCGCTGCGGGTATCGCTGACCCTGGTGACGCCATTGTTTTACTCGGCCCCTTGGCGACTTTTTCTCCGGCAGCATTTACCGGGGGCGGGGCTATTGGCGCAGCGTCAGCAATCGCTCAAAACGCAACGGCAGCATTACTGCGCAGAACAGCATTAGCGGAAATTGGAAAAGTAGTGGCTGCCTATGTACCCACCTCATACGACCAAGCTATCAGCACAATGACGGCCGTTACGGCTTTCATTGATGCCGAGATATTGGTTGCGGGCGATGCCGGTGATGACGATAGCTACAGTGCGTTGATTGCATTGCGACAAGGCATTGTAAGCGCCCTGACCACAACCGGCGCCACGCTGCCAAATCTTGAAACGTTCACCTTCAATGCGCCGATATCGGCGCTGGTGATGGCGAACAGGCTTTACCAAGACCCAAGTCGAGCAGATGAGTTAATTCAGCAGGCAAACCCGGTTCATCCAGCATTTATGCCGACTTCGTTGAAGGCCTTGGCAACTTAA
- a CDS encoding phage baseplate assembly protein yields MSEDLTVTIGTTAITGWTDIRVTRGIERVPSDFSIGMTELHPGELAEIGIEPGSACAVKLGDNLVVTGYIDHFIPSFGPSDHSIRLSGRSKCADLVDCAAEWPGGQISNSNVLGIAQKLASVYGPLVDGKADGIQVTASLSYDKLPILPQINVMLGESAFEIIDRVARSSAVLAYDLPDGGLFLSEVGVETAASGFAEGVNVQSAYIDYSANLRYSEYDAYIQSVQAFMDLGDGGNLIASVSDPNCKRHRKMVIISEGGGMGNETAALRAHWEAARRAGRSLVVRLVTDGWRDQSDALWEPNTLVPVSLPRLNLNSVHLLITEVTFLRSPGRGTTAEITLMPPEAFKPQPINLTPFFGDVQGHP; encoded by the coding sequence ATGTCTGAAGATCTAACCGTAACTATTGGAACAACGGCGATTACGGGCTGGACAGATATTCGTGTCACTCGCGGAATTGAGCGAGTGCCAAGTGATTTTAGTATTGGCATGACAGAATTACATCCTGGTGAGCTAGCAGAAATCGGTATCGAGCCAGGATCTGCGTGCGCAGTTAAGCTCGGGGATAATCTGGTTGTCACGGGTTATATAGATCACTTCATCCCAAGCTTTGGTCCCAGCGATCATTCCATTCGGTTGTCGGGTCGCTCAAAGTGTGCAGATCTGGTGGATTGTGCTGCGGAGTGGCCGGGCGGCCAGATCAGCAACTCCAATGTTCTCGGAATCGCCCAGAAACTAGCCTCGGTTTATGGCCCTCTTGTCGATGGAAAGGCAGACGGGATTCAAGTCACTGCCAGCTTGAGCTACGACAAGTTGCCGATACTCCCGCAGATCAACGTCATGCTCGGAGAATCTGCTTTCGAGATTATTGACCGCGTAGCCAGGAGCTCAGCCGTCTTAGCGTATGACTTGCCAGATGGCGGTCTATTTTTATCTGAGGTGGGCGTCGAAACCGCAGCCAGTGGCTTCGCCGAGGGCGTGAACGTTCAAAGTGCTTATATTGATTACTCGGCAAATCTTAGATATTCGGAATACGACGCCTATATTCAATCCGTACAAGCTTTTATGGATTTGGGCGACGGCGGCAATCTTATTGCTTCGGTATCCGACCCTAACTGTAAGCGGCACCGGAAAATGGTGATTATTTCCGAGGGCGGAGGCATGGGGAACGAAACCGCTGCTCTGCGCGCACACTGGGAAGCCGCCCGCAGAGCGGGAAGATCGTTGGTAGTGCGGCTCGTTACAGACGGTTGGCGAGATCAGTCGGACGCCTTATGGGAGCCCAACACATTGGTTCCGGTCTCATTGCCGAGACTTAACCTGAATAGTGTGCACTTGCTGATCACGGAAGTTACATTTTTGCGGTCTCCGGGAAGGGGTACTACAGCGGAAATAACACTGATGCCGCCCGAGGCGTTCAAACCACAACCTATAAATTTGACGCCGTTTTTTGGCGACGTCCAAGGGCATCCATGA
- a CDS encoding phage baseplate assembly protein V, translating to MNDAQGIMERLWRRVQLMSSWGRVTFSDDSKSAQILQIKLNNSETRDDTPRIAEFGLTSVPPNGSDVLVAFLGGDRSKGVVIATGHQASRPLGLAAGETMLYDLQGKSVYLTAAHGIVIEARGAPVTVNNATTVTINAANSVVMNTPLLHVTGDIHADGNVSDNVRSMAGDRTIYNGHIHGSGPVPTQQQ from the coding sequence ATGAATGACGCTCAAGGAATTATGGAACGGCTATGGCGACGTGTTCAGTTAATGTCTAGCTGGGGTCGAGTGACATTTAGTGACGACTCTAAGTCGGCACAAATACTCCAGATAAAACTAAATAATTCTGAAACCCGCGACGACACGCCGCGCATCGCTGAGTTCGGCCTTACTTCGGTGCCGCCGAACGGCTCCGATGTACTAGTGGCATTTCTCGGTGGCGATCGATCAAAAGGTGTCGTGATCGCAACCGGGCATCAGGCAAGCCGTCCGCTGGGATTAGCCGCTGGCGAAACCATGCTGTATGACCTTCAAGGTAAAAGCGTCTACCTCACCGCAGCTCATGGCATTGTCATTGAGGCGAGGGGCGCACCGGTCACGGTCAACAATGCGACCACTGTAACCATCAATGCTGCTAATTCGGTGGTGATGAATACCCCGCTGCTTCATGTCACCGGCGACATCCATGCCGATGGCAATGTCAGCGACAACGTTCGCAGCATGGCTGGCGACCGAACGATTTATAACGGCCATATCCACGGGAGCGGCCCAGTGCCGACACAACAACAATGA
- a CDS encoding phage GP46 family protein, whose product MSDISTVWNVDTGMGDWSVSGGALASGDDLETAVLISVFSDRLAGDDDVLPDGSTDRRGFWGDDDVPLGSKLWLLDRSRLTTDVANTAKIYIEESLKWIIDDGVASSVKVTMSIAPPRTLGALVVITRGDGTVVSLSFSRLWQQS is encoded by the coding sequence ATGAGCGATATCAGTACCGTTTGGAACGTCGATACCGGGATGGGCGACTGGTCCGTTAGCGGTGGCGCGCTTGCAAGCGGCGATGATCTGGAGACGGCCGTGTTGATCAGCGTATTTTCTGATCGATTAGCCGGTGACGATGATGTCCTGCCAGACGGCAGCACAGATCGACGCGGTTTCTGGGGCGATGACGATGTTCCGCTCGGGTCGAAGCTCTGGTTGCTTGATCGCTCTCGCCTCACTACAGATGTCGCCAACACTGCCAAAATTTATATTGAAGAATCTTTGAAGTGGATTATTGACGACGGAGTTGCCAGCAGCGTGAAAGTAACCATGTCCATAGCGCCGCCCAGGACTTTGGGGGCGCTGGTCGTCATTACGCGCGGTGATGGAACTGTAGTCAGTCTCAGCTTTAGCAGGCTATGGCAGCAAAGTTAA
- a CDS encoding baseplate J/gp47 family protein produces MPFPRPKLSDLRAQVAADITSGLPSADGLLRFSNLQITGKAVAGMAHLNFGYLDWIAKQGVPFTSSGEFLFAWAAMKKIFQNPAQAAVLTVSLPGTPGTPLNINTSLSRSDSTTYTVLATVTVGVSGFAVVQARADVPGTAGNAAPGTLMSLGISIPGIQSSGTVTGTVTTGDDQETEKSVFNRMMAAYQSTPNGGSFNDYVNWALAVPGVTRAWCTPNGFGTGTVVVFVMLDNANAPYQGFPQGTNGISVSDNRATSGNLATGDQLVVANSIFPLQPVTAMVYICAALPNPTNFTITGLTNASTITRAAIAAAITEIFVEQGVPKSDGSISALSDIDSAIAAIASTSGFVITSPVANIPNIAGYLPTLGVITFP; encoded by the coding sequence ATGCCATTTCCAAGGCCCAAGCTCTCGGACCTGCGGGCACAGGTCGCCGCTGATATCACCTCGGGGCTGCCATCTGCCGACGGGCTCCTTCGGTTTTCCAACCTGCAAATCACGGGTAAAGCTGTGGCCGGAATGGCCCACCTAAATTTCGGATATCTAGACTGGATCGCGAAACAAGGGGTGCCATTCACGTCGTCCGGTGAGTTTTTGTTTGCGTGGGCAGCGATGAAAAAGATTTTTCAAAATCCCGCTCAGGCTGCGGTCTTGACGGTGTCTCTCCCTGGCACCCCAGGCACCCCGCTCAATATCAACACCTCGCTTTCACGTAGCGATTCGACCACTTACACCGTTCTTGCAACAGTGACGGTTGGCGTAAGCGGATTCGCAGTCGTCCAGGCGCGAGCAGATGTGCCGGGTACTGCGGGAAATGCGGCCCCAGGTACGTTGATGAGCTTGGGAATATCAATTCCAGGCATTCAATCGAGCGGTACTGTAACCGGAACTGTCACCACCGGTGATGATCAGGAGACCGAGAAATCTGTTTTCAACCGAATGATGGCGGCTTATCAAAGCACGCCGAACGGCGGATCGTTCAACGACTATGTGAACTGGGCGCTTGCGGTTCCGGGCGTTACGCGGGCGTGGTGCACACCCAATGGATTCGGCACGGGCACGGTCGTGGTGTTCGTGATGCTCGACAATGCCAATGCGCCCTATCAGGGATTTCCGCAAGGGACGAACGGAATTTCAGTAAGCGACAACCGCGCCACATCCGGAAATCTCGCGACCGGTGATCAGCTTGTAGTGGCCAACAGTATTTTTCCACTGCAGCCCGTGACCGCTATGGTCTATATCTGCGCAGCACTGCCTAATCCGACTAATTTCACCATTACCGGGCTCACTAACGCATCTACGATAACGCGGGCAGCCATCGCCGCTGCAATCACCGAGATTTTTGTAGAGCAGGGCGTGCCGAAATCGGACGGCTCGATTTCCGCGCTATCCGATATAGATTCCGCAATTGCAGCAATCGCGTCGACTAGCGGATTTGTAATCACCTCCCCGGTGGCAAACATCCCCAACATAGCTGGCTACTTACCCACACTGGGCGTGATTACTTTCCCGTGA
- a CDS encoding YmfQ family protein has product MSKYAFSSADFASALLGLLPRGRAWSKELTSVQAQAVSCYAPTFQRLSTAAVSLLTDMFPLTTVNFLTEWETTLGLPDPCAGVAPTFQGRRNQVVARFTNSGGQSIAFFLAYALGLGYAVTVTQYAPFRCGQSACGQQLGNVDWFFTWAINCRLNTVNYFRAGQSAAGEPLSSWGNKVLECELSEAKPAHTILQFHYS; this is encoded by the coding sequence ATGTCGAAATATGCATTTTCTAGTGCTGACTTTGCCTCGGCGCTGCTGGGCTTGTTGCCTCGCGGCCGCGCATGGTCAAAAGAACTAACGAGCGTTCAAGCTCAAGCTGTTTCCTGCTACGCGCCAACGTTTCAAAGGCTTAGCACGGCCGCAGTAAGTCTGCTCACGGATATGTTTCCCTTAACTACCGTTAACTTTCTGACTGAGTGGGAAACGACACTTGGTTTGCCAGATCCCTGCGCAGGGGTCGCCCCCACATTTCAGGGTCGACGCAACCAGGTAGTAGCGCGATTCACTAACTCGGGAGGGCAGTCTATTGCCTTCTTCTTGGCCTACGCGCTTGGCCTGGGCTACGCCGTGACTGTCACGCAGTACGCGCCTTTCCGGTGCGGGCAAAGTGCTTGCGGCCAACAGCTGGGCAATGTCGACTGGTTTTTCACCTGGGCAATTAACTGCCGACTTAACACCGTTAATTATTTTCGCGCCGGGCAATCGGCCGCCGGCGAGCCTCTGTCGTCGTGGGGGAACAAGGTGCTCGAGTGCGAATTATCTGAAGCCAAACCGGCACACACCATTTTGCAGTTCCATTATTCGTGA
- a CDS encoding gp53-like domain-containing protein, translating to MYQIDNTSAIPTIPASTAAGTAGFFTDGNPATGILATIVPAEYMNMLMLEMLGVLSAAGMTPSKTNFTQLATAIRAVNKQATILTDTGTAGAYSAINTPALTAPPSTGYVQWINIAHLNPGASTYSPDGLAPKPIYGVGLQALQGNELPVGLACLRYLVQASVNGGNGAWIVTEAFGGGLQIAPGVNSAHAATVAQLQAGYGSFALDTGVANAYVCNFLPALTARLEGVPLRFKAKTTNTTACTVNDGIGVTPLVGGAHVGLQGGEIVANGDGWMAWNSSVGGGSYVLLLCTGAPEQVANGTKSQQAVAVGQVPTETIGGAALIATQALTNAGVDDATVVTPKKLRAGFSMLLAVNGYIALPSWMGGVIFQWGLSAAIGETSLAITLPLTFPNAHLAAICSINSTTVTAQGSYSAYCQPTSTSVITVANDINVTSGAVSQTIRWFSVGY from the coding sequence ATGTATCAAATTGATAATACGTCGGCTATACCGACAATCCCTGCGAGTACTGCGGCGGGCACTGCCGGATTCTTCACGGACGGTAATCCGGCCACGGGAATTCTTGCGACCATTGTTCCTGCCGAATACATGAACATGCTGATGCTCGAAATGCTCGGCGTGCTCAGTGCGGCTGGCATGACCCCGTCGAAAACGAACTTCACTCAGCTTGCTACTGCAATTCGCGCTGTAAACAAGCAGGCAACAATCCTGACTGATACTGGCACGGCCGGCGCGTATTCGGCGATCAACACGCCCGCACTTACCGCTCCTCCATCAACTGGCTATGTCCAGTGGATAAACATTGCCCACCTCAATCCCGGCGCCTCGACGTATTCGCCGGACGGCTTGGCCCCGAAGCCTATTTATGGCGTCGGACTTCAAGCGCTTCAAGGTAACGAGTTGCCCGTAGGCTTGGCCTGTCTTCGCTATCTGGTGCAGGCAAGCGTCAATGGCGGCAACGGCGCCTGGATTGTGACCGAGGCGTTCGGTGGCGGTCTTCAAATCGCACCGGGTGTCAATTCGGCGCATGCGGCGACCGTGGCCCAGCTGCAAGCGGGCTATGGCTCGTTTGCACTGGATACCGGTGTGGCAAATGCCTATGTCTGCAATTTTTTGCCGGCGCTGACGGCACGCCTCGAAGGTGTTCCGCTGCGCTTCAAGGCCAAGACCACTAACACCACGGCCTGTACCGTCAATGACGGTATTGGTGTGACGCCGCTGGTAGGAGGCGCTCACGTCGGGCTTCAAGGCGGAGAAATTGTTGCCAATGGCGACGGCTGGATGGCGTGGAATTCATCGGTTGGGGGCGGCTCCTACGTTCTCCTGCTTTGCACTGGCGCTCCGGAGCAAGTAGCAAATGGGACAAAAAGCCAGCAGGCCGTCGCTGTTGGCCAGGTTCCTACGGAAACAATCGGCGGTGCCGCGCTGATCGCAACGCAGGCACTGACCAATGCTGGCGTTGATGATGCAACCGTGGTTACCCCGAAAAAGCTTCGTGCCGGGTTTTCTATGTTGCTCGCCGTAAATGGCTACATCGCACTTCCAAGCTGGATGGGCGGTGTTATTTTCCAATGGGGACTTTCCGCCGCTATCGGAGAAACAAGCCTCGCGATCACATTGCCCCTAACGTTTCCGAACGCCCACCTCGCTGCGATCTGCTCAATCAACAGCACGACCGTTACTGCTCAGGGCAGCTATTCGGCTTACTGCCAGCCAACCTCGACTTCGGTTATTACCGTAGCAAACGACATAAACGTGACATCTGGCGCAGTCAGTCAAACGATTCGCTGGTTCTCTGTGGGATATTGA
- a CDS encoding DUF4376 domain-containing protein has translation MSIKYLLFGSDGQIAQRLVDSINEIPKGAIKVTDDVWLATANETDGIWMLGADGTISKSPRPVDAPDYPALFASERFTHETAGITVNGMAVYTDRTTQNKLTGAAVRAGREANYTVNWKLSDNTFVNLTSTQLIAIANAVGDHVQACYDREAALLAAVADKSYTEAMLQEGWPT, from the coding sequence ATGAGCATCAAATATTTATTGTTCGGGTCGGACGGTCAGATCGCTCAGCGCCTGGTCGACTCAATCAACGAAATCCCGAAAGGCGCCATCAAGGTTACGGATGACGTGTGGCTGGCAACGGCAAATGAAACAGATGGCATTTGGATGCTTGGTGCTGATGGCACGATCTCGAAGTCTCCTCGCCCGGTGGACGCTCCCGACTATCCAGCGCTGTTCGCCTCCGAGCGATTTACGCACGAAACAGCAGGTATAACCGTCAACGGCATGGCGGTCTACACCGACCGCACTACTCAAAACAAGCTGACAGGCGCTGCGGTGCGTGCGGGCCGGGAGGCAAACTACACTGTTAACTGGAAGCTTTCGGACAATACCTTCGTGAACCTGACGTCCACCCAGTTGATTGCGATTGCTAATGCTGTCGGTGATCACGTTCAAGCCTGTTACGACCGTGAGGCTGCTTTGCTCGCCGCCGTGGCCGACAAGTCGTACACCGAAGCGATGCTTCAAGAAGGCTGGCCGACATGA
- a CDS encoding DUF1353 domain-containing protein: MSKFLTTLKTEQVGKWNHTLLADLTLMDDVEGPILAETGFSTNFASIAVLHNVFLFVFFALVAGYGNYSATIHDKLYTDAKLSRKRCDDVLYRALRAEGVAKWRAWLFWAGVRLGGASHYGVK, encoded by the coding sequence ATGAGCAAGTTCCTTACTACGCTCAAGACTGAGCAGGTGGGCAAGTGGAATCACACTCTGCTCGCCGATTTAACGCTGATGGACGACGTGGAAGGACCAATTCTCGCGGAGACCGGCTTCTCGACAAACTTCGCCAGTATCGCTGTTCTGCACAACGTCTTCCTGTTCGTGTTCTTCGCGCTAGTCGCGGGATACGGCAACTACTCGGCAACGATTCACGACAAGCTCTACACGGATGCAAAGCTGTCCCGCAAGCGTTGCGATGACGTGCTGTACCGGGCACTGCGTGCTGAAGGCGTAGCGAAGTGGCGGGCATGGTTGTTCTGGGCTGGCGTACGTCTTGGCGGTGCCAGCCATTACGGAGTCAAATAG